The Peribacillus simplex genome contains a region encoding:
- the cphA gene encoding cyanophycin synthetase — protein sequence MMINRVRYLKGPNYFAYTPTICIELDIGELEQKPSDSIPGFNEKLLKALPNLGSHTCSKGYRGGFAERLRKGTWMGHILEHMTIELQNLAGIEAIRGKTIMMEKKGVYYVTFDYQEPHSGLQAFLAAKDIVEAILNGEKLINVQSYVKQIEELYYKNKLGPSTEAIFKAAQAKDIPVERMGDESLLRLGTGTRQKYVQATISSQTSNIAVENSCDKSLTKSILRGCGLPVPEGEVAHSIEDIFASADRLGFPLVIKPYNGRQGQGVITHIKNKDELFNVINCLELHVEKYIVERHIEGHDYRLLIVNGELIAASLRLPPYVIGNGKETIRSLIEKENCNELRGEGHEKPMSKIPLTHTVTCYLEKSNRTLDTIPNQGELVQVVGNANLSTGGKAIDVTDQVHPTIKNITVAAAKAIGLDIAGIDFICEDISKPIEHSRTAIIEVNAAPGIRMHHYPSEGKKRDVGKAIVDYLFPTREEAAIPIIAVTGTNGKTTTTRLIHYFLTNEKTKVGMTNSDGVYIGDEVLDHGDCSGPVSARMVLSHPEVDIAVLETARGGILREGLAFRKCDVGIITNVSEDHLGHDGIDTLEDLIKLKRLVAEVVMKTGYCVLNADDPNVAAMNAYTDGEVIYTSTDATQPHVKAAINKGGKVWYVNEQGVICHSADGVIHQFMDCTRVPVTISGMARHNIANLLQALAAAETQGVSMEELRRKAATFMPDTNLSKGRFNLKKLKERTIIIDYAHNEAGLKAIFETVSAYSKNRLITVLAGPGDRIDEELIRLSKVAAMNTDLFIIKEDDDLRGREPFEVAGLLQEAAIEAGLHKDRTFIEPNELDAFVKAWETSQPGDLLLFFYTDFEYVERFFEKVSTNPLPKK from the coding sequence ATGATGATCAATCGAGTCCGTTATTTAAAAGGACCTAATTATTTTGCTTATACACCTACGATTTGCATTGAATTGGATATAGGGGAACTTGAACAGAAACCATCTGATTCAATACCTGGATTCAATGAAAAATTGTTAAAGGCGCTCCCGAACTTGGGAAGCCATACATGTTCAAAAGGGTATCGAGGCGGCTTTGCCGAAAGGCTGAGAAAAGGAACATGGATGGGACATATATTGGAGCATATGACGATTGAGCTTCAAAACTTGGCAGGAATCGAAGCCATTCGTGGAAAAACGATAATGATGGAAAAGAAGGGTGTTTATTATGTTACCTTTGACTATCAGGAGCCTCACTCAGGACTTCAAGCTTTTTTAGCAGCAAAAGATATCGTGGAAGCCATCCTGAATGGTGAAAAACTTATAAATGTACAATCTTATGTAAAACAAATAGAGGAGTTATATTATAAAAATAAGCTGGGGCCAAGTACTGAAGCCATTTTTAAAGCAGCGCAGGCAAAAGATATCCCTGTCGAGCGAATGGGTGATGAAAGCTTACTACGTTTAGGAACCGGTACAAGGCAGAAGTATGTCCAGGCGACAATATCTAGCCAAACTTCGAATATTGCCGTTGAGAATTCATGTGACAAATCATTGACTAAATCAATTTTAAGAGGGTGTGGACTCCCTGTACCTGAAGGGGAAGTTGCCCATTCCATTGAAGATATCTTTGCCTCGGCGGACAGGCTGGGTTTTCCACTGGTCATAAAACCGTATAATGGGAGACAGGGGCAGGGTGTCATCACTCATATCAAAAATAAGGATGAACTATTCAATGTAATTAATTGTTTGGAGTTGCATGTGGAGAAGTACATTGTCGAACGGCATATTGAAGGACATGATTATCGGTTATTGATAGTCAACGGAGAACTTATCGCCGCTAGTTTGAGGCTTCCTCCCTATGTTATTGGCAACGGTAAGGAAACGATACGCAGTTTGATAGAAAAGGAAAATTGCAATGAGTTGCGGGGAGAGGGTCATGAAAAGCCGATGTCAAAAATCCCGCTTACACATACCGTGACGTGTTACTTGGAAAAATCGAATCGGACGCTCGATACCATTCCGAATCAAGGGGAATTGGTACAAGTTGTCGGCAATGCAAATCTTTCGACCGGTGGAAAGGCAATCGATGTAACGGACCAGGTTCATCCCACCATTAAAAATATAACTGTTGCTGCCGCGAAAGCGATCGGCTTGGATATCGCCGGAATAGATTTTATTTGTGAGGATATATCAAAACCAATCGAACATTCAAGGACTGCAATTATTGAAGTGAATGCTGCACCGGGAATTCGAATGCATCATTATCCGAGTGAAGGGAAAAAAAGGGATGTAGGCAAAGCCATTGTCGATTACTTATTTCCGACTAGGGAAGAGGCGGCTATACCGATCATCGCAGTGACCGGAACAAATGGAAAGACGACAACAACCCGATTGATTCATTATTTTCTTACTAATGAAAAAACAAAGGTGGGCATGACAAATTCTGATGGAGTATATATCGGTGATGAGGTATTGGATCACGGTGACTGCAGTGGCCCTGTCAGTGCAAGAATGGTATTGTCCCATCCTGAAGTTGATATTGCCGTATTGGAAACGGCCCGGGGCGGGATTCTGCGTGAAGGTCTGGCTTTTCGTAAATGTGATGTGGGGATCATCACCAATGTAAGTGAGGATCACCTCGGCCATGATGGAATCGATACATTGGAGGATCTCATTAAATTAAAGAGGCTGGTAGCCGAAGTCGTAATGAAAACAGGCTATTGTGTACTGAATGCAGATGATCCGAATGTAGCTGCCATGAACGCCTATACAGATGGGGAGGTCATTTACACCTCTACTGATGCCACCCAGCCTCACGTGAAGGCTGCGATAAATAAGGGAGGTAAAGTTTGGTACGTCAATGAACAAGGCGTGATTTGTCATTCAGCTGATGGTGTCATCCATCAATTTATGGATTGCACCAGGGTTCCAGTAACGATTTCCGGCATGGCACGTCATAATATCGCCAATTTACTCCAGGCGTTAGCCGCAGCCGAAACACAAGGCGTTTCAATGGAAGAACTAAGAAGGAAGGCTGCCACATTTATGCCTGATACGAATTTGTCCAAAGGGCGCTTCAATTTAAAAAAGTTGAAAGAGCGCACGATCATCATCGACTATGCCCATAATGAAGCAGGATTGAAGGCCATATTCGAAACGGTCAGTGCCTATAGCAAAAATCGTCTTATCACTGTTTTGGCAGGACCGGGGGACCGTATTGATGAAGAGCTTATCAGGCTCTCCAAGGTGGCGGCCATGAATACTGATCTGTTCATCATTAAAGAAGACGATGATTTGCGGGGAAGGGAGCCGTTCGAAGTAGCCGGGCTGCTTCAGGAAGCTGCCATAGAAGCGGGGTTACATAAAGATCGGACATTCATCGAACCTAATGAATTGGACGCATTCGTAAAAGCCTGGGAAACATCACAACCGGGTGATCTATTATTGTTCTTTTACACGGATTTCGAATATGTAGAGAGGTTTTTCGAAAAGGTTTCAACAAATCCATTGCCGAAGAAATAA
- a CDS encoding HEAT repeat domain-containing protein, translating into MDNNKELITSEINQLLISNNQHDSLKGLQTIGSMGEQAIPILREALRNNENSDLKTMAIVVLGEIGEKASIAVPELINELEHSTNDQIRMAASLSLVRIGTKSIHSLKEEISKSMNEEVRFWASWALAMIDSSEIDKDSIAILVERGENTQNIIEKSASQEALAKLMGNIIKKD; encoded by the coding sequence ATGGATAATAATAAGGAACTAATTACTTCTGAAATAAATCAACTTTTAATAAGTAATAATCAACACGATTCGTTAAAAGGTTTACAAACAATTGGCTCCATGGGAGAACAAGCAATTCCAATCTTAAGAGAAGCACTCAGAAATAATGAAAACAGTGACTTAAAAACAATGGCTATTGTTGTTTTAGGAGAAATAGGAGAAAAAGCCTCAATAGCAGTTCCTGAGTTAATTAATGAACTTGAACATTCGACAAATGATCAAATAAGAATGGCTGCCAGTCTCAGCTTGGTACGTATAGGTACTAAAAGTATTCATAGTTTAAAAGAAGAGATCTCAAAAAGTATGAATGAAGAAGTACGTTTTTGGGCTAGTTGGGCTTTAGCCATGATTGATTCGAGTGAAATCGATAAAGATTCAATAGCAATCCTAGTCGAAAGAGGAGAAAACACTCAAAATATAATTGAGAAATCAGCTTCTCAAGAAGCATTAGCAAAGTTAATGGGAAATATAATAAAAAAAGATTAA
- the yidC gene encoding membrane protein insertase YidC, giving the protein MKKKNMFLIAVLFLATTLLTGCSAATSGPFHTALVNPMTKMLEFNADLFNGNYGLSIIMMTFLIRLVLLPLTAKQYKTQLSMKTKMNGLKPEMTAIQQKIKETKDPAKQKALQQEMMQLYQKHGVNPLNMGCLPLLIQMPILMGFYYAIQGSHEIATHSFLWYSLGQPNIAMAIIAGVIYYFQSVISMRQMPEEQQKQMKMMSLLSPAMILFISFSAPAALPLYWSIGGIFMIVQSIVLQRIYKKDHAAVPAANETVIKKS; this is encoded by the coding sequence TTGAAGAAGAAAAACATGTTTTTAATTGCCGTCCTATTTTTGGCAACGACCCTTTTGACAGGTTGCTCAGCAGCAACGAGCGGTCCATTTCATACTGCATTGGTTAACCCCATGACAAAAATGCTAGAATTTAATGCTGATTTATTTAATGGCAACTATGGTTTAAGCATCATCATGATGACATTTTTGATTCGACTTGTCTTGCTTCCACTGACTGCCAAGCAATATAAAACGCAGCTTAGCATGAAAACGAAGATGAATGGGCTTAAACCGGAAATGACAGCAATCCAGCAGAAAATAAAAGAGACGAAAGATCCAGCTAAACAAAAGGCCCTTCAACAGGAAATGATGCAGCTTTACCAAAAACATGGAGTCAATCCTTTAAACATGGGCTGTCTGCCGCTCTTAATTCAAATGCCGATCCTAATGGGCTTTTATTATGCGATTCAAGGTTCCCATGAAATTGCTACCCATAGTTTCCTTTGGTACAGCCTAGGCCAGCCGAATATTGCCATGGCGATTATTGCTGGTGTCATTTATTACTTCCAATCGGTCATTTCCATGAGACAAATGCCGGAAGAACAGCAGAAACAAATGAAGATGATGAGCTTGCTCTCGCCAGCAATGATTTTATTCATTTCTTTCTCTGCTCCTGCTGCATTGCCGCTGTATTGGTCGATCGGAGGTATATTCATGATTGTTCAGTCAATCGTGCTTCAGCGAATATATAAAAAAGACCATGCCGCTGTCCCGGCTGCAAATGAAACGGTTATTAAAAAAAGCTAA
- a CDS encoding glycerophosphodiester phosphodiesterase has protein sequence MIAIILIILLTILVLFAIYAKRSKSDFPESFIMQHSPLKIGHRGASGYCPENTMASYIKAIELGADFLEVDIHLSKDDVLVVHHDPTLDRTTNGKGNIRDYTAAELKELDAGSWYHSRYKNERIPLLSEVLENFGPEVGILIEIKHPSAYPGIEQKLAEELEKFQEYSTSKNRIMVHSFDMESMKRFHQLMPDIQVGVLIKRRINDQKLKEIAEFASFLNPKQTILSTKLQMRIQKHGMKVYTWTVNNKKQMRMFKKMQLDGIISDFPDYFLD, from the coding sequence ATGATTGCAATTATTCTTATTATCTTGTTAACCATACTTGTCCTGTTCGCTATCTACGCTAAAAGATCAAAGAGTGATTTCCCTGAAAGCTTCATAATGCAGCATTCCCCCCTTAAAATTGGACATCGCGGTGCATCTGGATATTGCCCCGAGAATACAATGGCATCTTATATTAAAGCAATTGAATTGGGAGCTGATTTCCTGGAAGTGGATATCCATCTTAGTAAAGATGATGTACTTGTGGTTCATCATGATCCCACACTGGATCGAACCACAAACGGCAAAGGGAACATCCGTGATTACACGGCAGCCGAATTGAAGGAACTTGATGCAGGAAGCTGGTATCATTCTCGATATAAAAACGAAAGGATTCCTTTACTGAGTGAGGTATTGGAGAATTTCGGGCCAGAAGTTGGTATCTTAATCGAAATAAAACATCCATCTGCTTATCCTGGCATTGAACAGAAACTTGCAGAAGAATTAGAGAAATTCCAAGAATATTCAACAAGTAAAAATAGGATAATGGTACATTCGTTCGATATGGAATCCATGAAAAGGTTCCATCAATTAATGCCGGACATACAAGTGGGCGTTTTGATAAAACGGCGAATTAATGACCAAAAATTAAAAGAGATTGCCGAGTTTGCATCATTTTTGAATCCAAAGCAAACGATTTTAAGTACGAAGCTGCAAATGCGAATCCAAAAGCACGGGATGAAAGTATATACATGGACCGTCAACAATAAAAAACAAATGCGCATGTTCAAAAAGATGCAATTAGATGGTATCATTTCTGATTTTCCTGATTATTTCTTGGATTGA
- a CDS encoding MFS transporter yields the protein MELQVKPKSKKWKGNFGLYFSLPILSWAFYDFANTIFSSNINTIFFPFFLQEQIGENAVLDQIASTFISYANAIASLFLVLFSPLFGVMIDRTGKMKKYIIIFTLISVVCTFLMGVFGGASFDGKLLGIPISLAIVILLFVIAKFFYHSSLVFYDTMMSDLGTKQQLPLISGFGVAVGYLGTLVGLTIYPFISKGSSHEAFIPTAILFLFFSLPLFFFLKETPKQQKAKQPFLSGYKDIKSTFKEMQSYRSVFTFMIAYFFLNDAIATTIGMMAVYAKTVVGFSSSGFILLYLVSTVSSIAGSFLFGYITQSKGPRLAVTYVGVLLLVALFIAVFAQTALWFWIAGSMFGISLGSMWVTSRTYIIELTPVEKRGQFFGLFAFSGKVSSIIGPFLYGTITLVFHDLGTLASRMALGSLIIMAVIGLGFLLKLKGLEEVK from the coding sequence ATGGAATTGCAGGTGAAACCGAAGTCTAAAAAATGGAAGGGGAATTTTGGTTTATATTTTTCCCTGCCCATTCTCTCTTGGGCGTTTTACGATTTTGCCAATACGATTTTTTCTTCTAATATCAATACGATTTTCTTTCCATTCTTCCTCCAGGAACAGATTGGGGAAAATGCCGTTCTTGATCAGATTGCAAGTACCTTCATCTCATACGCTAATGCGATTGCCAGTTTGTTTCTTGTTTTGTTTTCCCCGCTGTTCGGTGTCATGATCGATCGAACGGGAAAAATGAAAAAATACATTATAATTTTTACACTCATTTCTGTTGTATGTACATTTTTAATGGGTGTATTTGGAGGGGCTTCGTTCGATGGAAAGCTTCTGGGCATTCCAATTTCCTTAGCGATCGTCATTCTTTTATTTGTGATAGCAAAGTTTTTCTATCATTCGAGTCTTGTTTTCTATGATACGATGATGAGTGATTTAGGCACGAAACAGCAATTGCCGCTTATATCAGGATTTGGAGTGGCGGTAGGCTATCTTGGAACGTTAGTGGGACTGACGATCTATCCATTCATCAGTAAAGGGAGTTCACATGAAGCTTTTATTCCCACGGCCATTTTATTTCTGTTTTTTTCCCTTCCTTTATTCTTTTTTTTAAAAGAGACTCCAAAACAGCAAAAAGCGAAACAACCTTTTTTATCCGGTTATAAGGATATTAAATCAACATTTAAAGAGATGCAATCCTATCGATCGGTTTTTACTTTCATGATTGCTTATTTCTTTTTAAATGATGCAATTGCGACCACTATCGGAATGATGGCCGTATATGCCAAGACTGTAGTTGGATTTTCCTCAAGCGGATTCATTTTGCTTTACTTGGTATCGACAGTATCGAGTATTGCCGGATCGTTTCTGTTTGGATATATCACGCAGTCGAAGGGACCGCGGCTGGCTGTGACATATGTGGGAGTTCTGCTTTTGGTCGCTTTATTTATAGCGGTCTTCGCACAAACGGCTCTTTGGTTCTGGATTGCAGGGAGTATGTTCGGCATTTCTCTGGGTTCGATGTGGGTGACATCCCGGACATATATCATTGAATTGACCCCGGTAGAGAAGAGGGGGCAATTTTTTGGACTATTTGCATTTTCCGGAAAAGTTTCTTCCATAATCGGTCCGTTTTTATATGGAACGATAACGTTGGTATTCCATGACCTCGGTACATTGGCGAGCCGGATGGCATTAGGGTCACTGATCATCATGGCAGTAATAGGTCTGGGCTTTCTTTTGAAGCTGAAGGGTTTGGAAGAAGTGAAATAG
- a CDS encoding organic hydroperoxide resistance protein produces the protein MKPLYTAIVTVHGGREGHVKSEDGILDFDVRSPKELGGSGERATNPEQLFAAGYAACFDSALNLVLQKEKKKVDTSVSANVTIGKDEEDGGFKLAVRLDVSIPDLSREEAEDFAKKAHMTCPYSKATRGNVDVTLILV, from the coding sequence TTGAAACCATTATATACAGCTATAGTTACCGTACACGGTGGTCGTGAGGGACATGTTAAATCAGAGGACGGGATTCTGGATTTCGATGTAAGGTCACCGAAGGAATTAGGTGGTTCCGGTGAGCGCGCTACAAATCCTGAACAGTTATTTGCAGCCGGCTATGCAGCTTGTTTTGACAGTGCCTTGAATCTTGTTCTGCAAAAAGAAAAGAAAAAAGTCGATACTTCCGTGTCGGCAAATGTCACGATCGGTAAAGATGAGGAAGACGGCGGTTTTAAATTGGCTGTAAGGTTGGATGTTTCAATCCCCGACCTAAGCAGGGAAGAAGCCGAAGACTTTGCCAAAAAAGCTCACATGACCTGCCCTTATTCAAAAGCGACTCGCGGGAACGTCGATGTCACCTTGATTTTAGTATAA
- a CDS encoding GntR family transcriptional regulator: MFELDVASGKPIYEQLIDKFKELMINEVLQEHNQLPSIRILAQELTINPNTIQKAYKQLESEGFIYTLPGKGNFVAPPKSLKNSLKEEKIRNQLSKVLAEALYIGIDKHEIYRLIKEISPLAKGGES; the protein is encoded by the coding sequence ATGTTTGAGTTGGATGTCGCGAGTGGAAAGCCAATATATGAGCAATTGATTGATAAGTTTAAGGAACTAATGATCAATGAAGTTTTACAGGAACATAATCAACTCCCCTCGATACGAATATTGGCTCAGGAATTGACCATCAATCCAAATACGATCCAGAAAGCGTACAAGCAGCTTGAATCTGAAGGGTTTATATATACATTGCCAGGCAAAGGGAATTTCGTGGCACCTCCTAAATCTTTAAAAAACTCCTTAAAAGAAGAAAAAATCAGAAACCAGCTTTCAAAGGTACTCGCTGAAGCCCTGTATATCGGAATCGATAAACATGAAATTTATAGACTAATAAAGGAAATCAGTCCATTGGCAAAGGGGGGAGAATCATGA
- a CDS encoding ABC transporter ATP-binding protein, which yields MIEMKQVSKLYEGKEAVKNVTFVIQKGSIFGLLGSNGAGKTTLLKMLSGNLVQDAGEVLIDRSYVFENREVKNRCFFLPDMPYFLANYTIMQMAGFYSHIYSEWNQERFYQLQEVFQIPIQSKIHKLSKGMQRQVAFWLALSTMPEVLILDEPFDGLDPVMRKNVRQLLFQDVSERDMTILLSSHNLREIEDLADHVGILHKGELVIQKDLNDLKADVHKVQIAFKHKIPHGLYRGIQILNKERRGSVIVCIVKGKESMIKSHFNQFQPEILDILPLTLEEIFIYEMGDIGYVIQNNLV from the coding sequence ATGATTGAAATGAAACAGGTGAGTAAATTATATGAAGGAAAAGAAGCGGTCAAAAACGTCACCTTTGTCATACAAAAAGGCTCCATATTCGGGTTATTAGGTTCAAATGGGGCAGGGAAAACGACTTTATTAAAAATGCTATCAGGCAATCTGGTACAGGACGCAGGTGAAGTTCTGATTGATCGATCATATGTGTTTGAAAACCGAGAAGTGAAAAATCGTTGTTTCTTCCTTCCTGATATGCCTTATTTCCTGGCTAACTATACGATCATGCAAATGGCAGGTTTTTATAGTCATATTTATAGTGAGTGGAATCAAGAACGTTTCTATCAATTACAGGAAGTTTTCCAGATCCCCATCCAATCTAAAATACATAAACTATCGAAGGGGATGCAGAGACAGGTTGCTTTTTGGCTCGCACTCTCGACGATGCCGGAAGTTCTCATCCTGGATGAACCGTTTGATGGATTAGATCCAGTCATGCGTAAAAATGTGAGACAGTTGTTGTTTCAGGATGTATCGGAAAGGGATATGACGATTTTACTATCGTCCCATAATCTGCGGGAAATTGAAGATTTAGCCGATCATGTAGGGATTTTGCACAAGGGTGAACTTGTTATCCAAAAGGATTTGAATGACTTGAAAGCGGATGTACACAAAGTGCAAATTGCCTTTAAACATAAAATTCCCCACGGTTTATACCGCGGAATTCAAATTCTAAACAAGGAAAGACGCGGCAGCGTGATCGTTTGCATCGTTAAAGGTAAAGAATCCATGATTAAATCGCACTTTAATCAGTTCCAGCCAGAAATATTAGATATTCTTCCACTTACTCTAGAGGAGATATTCATTTACGAAATGGGGGATATCGGTTATGTCATCCAGAATAACCTGGTTTAA
- a CDS encoding DUF6449 domain-containing protein, whose protein sequence is MSSRITWFNRELIIYIFRSTGWIGFLYLVGLIFALPLKLLAIILNENNEYVEFENLFSCQQMIQFVLVIVIPVLLAIFLFRFLQMKQASDFIHSLPITRRSIYIHMIGTGIGFIGLPILLTGSILILFHSAIDIERLYTMTDIWSWMGITFILEALIFSVAVLIGMVTGLSAFQGLLTYIFLALPVGLFVLFAANVKFLIAGFSADYYLGEDMNGITPLLAATEMEKITFFSINTFIYSILTFLFLISSLFLYERRKLEHVSQAFVYPMIKPLFKFGLTLCMMLFTGLYFSETTGEPGWIFFGYAVGSLLGYYLGEIFLQKTWRIRVNLKGYVAFMVAIIVLALIIKIDPLQYRVKIPGEKMISQIYIGDSPLFFEDDDASNKAFNYLKEKENIEAIRLLHQEIIDKGKKVSIGEVNDGQTVFLMYELKNGKRLAREYHLQNYDSYIPLLAKIYESNEYKKMVNELLNVSAVDVSKIKITASGQVDKSITITDGQELEAAVKSLSEDLKNQSFAQMTSSFGDYASIEILLNNNKTIYMNWDSSYTQFSKWMESTGQSAKARLMADDISYILVAKTDSEFYHSNSESELAQQIEQQPNRMKLKTALEIETAIDNAQIDWGGEYSAAFYYKESRDVDIKSFSGEHVPGFILDHFNER, encoded by the coding sequence ATGTCATCCAGAATAACCTGGTTTAATAGAGAACTGATTATCTATATTTTCAGAAGCACTGGCTGGATTGGTTTCCTGTATCTCGTAGGCCTCATATTTGCACTGCCTCTGAAATTGTTAGCGATTATCTTGAATGAGAACAATGAATATGTGGAATTCGAAAACCTTTTTTCCTGTCAGCAGATGATACAGTTTGTCTTGGTCATCGTTATTCCAGTATTGCTTGCCATCTTCCTTTTTCGATTCTTGCAAATGAAACAAGCTTCAGACTTCATTCATAGTTTACCGATTACTAGACGCAGCATCTACATTCATATGATTGGGACGGGAATTGGCTTCATAGGTTTGCCGATTTTACTTACAGGTTCAATATTGATATTATTTCACTCGGCAATTGATATAGAAAGGCTATATACCATGACGGATATTTGGTCTTGGATGGGGATTACATTTATTTTGGAAGCCTTGATCTTTTCTGTTGCCGTTTTAATTGGAATGGTGACGGGATTATCAGCATTTCAAGGATTGCTGACCTATATTTTTCTTGCTTTGCCGGTGGGGCTGTTTGTTTTGTTTGCGGCCAATGTGAAGTTTTTGATAGCAGGATTCTCAGCAGATTATTATCTAGGTGAAGATATGAATGGCATCACCCCCTTATTAGCAGCAACAGAGATGGAAAAAATCACTTTTTTCTCTATTAATACATTTATTTATAGTATATTAACCTTTCTATTTCTGATCAGTTCTCTTTTTCTCTATGAGAGGAGAAAGCTGGAGCATGTGTCGCAGGCATTTGTTTACCCGATGATTAAGCCATTATTTAAATTCGGACTGACATTATGCATGATGCTGTTTACAGGGCTTTATTTTAGCGAAACGACAGGTGAACCTGGGTGGATTTTCTTCGGATATGCCGTCGGTTCGTTGCTTGGATATTATTTAGGGGAAATCTTCCTGCAAAAGACTTGGCGTATACGGGTCAACCTTAAAGGTTATGTAGCATTTATGGTGGCTATCATTGTGCTGGCACTCATAATAAAAATAGATCCCCTTCAGTATAGGGTCAAGATTCCAGGTGAAAAGATGATTAGCCAAATTTATATTGGCGATTCTCCTTTATTTTTTGAAGATGATGACGCGTCGAATAAAGCTTTCAATTATCTTAAAGAGAAGGAGAATATAGAAGCGATCAGGTTATTGCATCAGGAAATTATCGATAAGGGTAAAAAGGTTTCCATTGGTGAAGTGAATGATGGACAAACCGTATTTCTGATGTATGAACTCAAGAATGGAAAACGGCTAGCAAGAGAGTATCATTTGCAAAATTACGACTCTTACATACCACTGTTGGCGAAAATTTATGAGTCGAATGAATATAAAAAAATGGTTAATGAGTTATTGAATGTATCCGCTGTAGACGTTTCTAAAATCAAGATAACGGCGAGCGGACAAGTGGACAAATCAATAACGATCACGGACGGTCAAGAGCTGGAAGCTGCTGTAAAGTCATTGTCGGAGGATCTGAAAAATCAATCGTTCGCCCAAATGACATCTTCTTTTGGTGATTATGCCTCCATCGAAATTCTTTTGAACAATAACAAAACCATTTATATGAATTGGGACTCTTCATATACTCAGTTTTCAAAATGGATGGAAAGTACCGGACAATCTGCAAAAGCGCGGTTAATGGCTGATGATATATCTTATATCCTGGTTGCGAAGACCGATTCGGAATTTTATCATTCGAATTCTGAAAGTGAACTTGCACAGCAGATTGAACAACAGCCAAATCGCATGAAACTCAAGACGGCTTTGGAAATCGAGACGGCCATTGATAATGCTCAAATCGATTGGGGCGGAGAGTATTCAGCTGCCTTTTATTATAAAGAAAGCAGAGATGTGGATATCAAGAGTTTTTCTGGCGAACATGTTCCTGGCTTCATTTTGGATCATTTTAATGAAAGATAA
- a CDS encoding cold-shock protein: MTVTGKVKWFNSDKGFGFIEVPNEDDVFVHFSAIQGEGFKSLDEGQEVEFEIEEGNRGPQAKNVVKL, translated from the coding sequence ATGACAGTAACAGGTAAAGTGAAATGGTTCAATAGTGACAAAGGATTTGGATTCATTGAAGTACCAAACGAAGATGATGTTTTCGTTCATTTTTCCGCCATTCAAGGAGAAGGTTTCAAGAGCCTTGATGAAGGTCAAGAGGTTGAATTTGAGATCGAAGAAGGTAACCGTGGACCTCAAGCTAAAAACGTCGTAAAACTCTAA